Proteins encoded together in one Ptiloglossa arizonensis isolate GNS036 chromosome 9, iyPtiAriz1_principal, whole genome shotgun sequence window:
- the Clc-c gene encoding chloride channel protein 3 isoform X1: MEKFPLKGTNLLNNTIPQNYQNTLTTYRSVDTKVENSDDAYIVEDTRPRNRTAARDTNLSSDDDMLEVNNIGSHHGENTVLSEHCVRIDDASSHISVDSDDIPGIGQYDDFHTIDWQRDIARDRMRHRYIVKKKHDSIWGLIKGAHDAWSGWLCVLFVGLFTGAAAGIIDIGASWMTDLKFGICPQAFWLNKEQCCWSFNETTFDGGNCSQWWTWPEVFNQSKDGAGPYMISYMFYIAWALLFASLSASLVRMFAPYACGSGIPEIKTILSGFIIRGYLGKWTLIIKSVGLILSVSAGLNLGKEGPMVHIACCIGNIFSYLFPKYGRNEAKKREILSAAAAAGVSVAFGAPIGGVLFSLEEVSYYFPLKTLWRSFFCALIAAFILRSINPFGNEHSVLFYVEYNKPWIFFELIPFVMLGIIGGVIATLFIKANLFWCRYRKTSKLGQYPVTEVLIVTVATAVIGYPNPYTRMSTSQLIYLLFSQCGGSNADILCDYNRNFSAVKSAIEIAAAGPGVYKAMWLLVLALILKLVMTIFTFGMKVPCGLFIPSLCLGAIMGRIVGIGMEQLAYNYPHIWMFSEECSTGVDCITPGLYAMVGAAAVLGGVTRMTVSLVVIMFELTGGVRYIVPLMAAAMASKWVGDALGKQGIYDAHIGLNGYPFLDSKDEVQHTTLAADVMQPKRNEALHVLTQDSMTVEDVKNLLKETEHNGFPVIVSKESQYLVGFVLRRDLNLAIANAKRMTEEITGQSLVIFTNGNNIQSHSPPPLKLKRILDMAPITITDQTPMETVVDMFRKLGLRQTLVTHNGRLLGVITKKDVLRHVKQLDNEDPNSVLFN; encoded by the exons ATGGAGAAGTTTCCACTAAAGGGTACAAATTTGTTAAACAATACAATACCACAAAATTATCAGAATACTTTAACAACATACCGGTCAGTTGACACAAAG GTGGAAAATTCAGACGATGCGTATATTGTAGAGGATACGCGGCCGCGAAATCGAACAGCTGCACGCGATACTAATTTAAGTAGTGACGACGACATGCTGGAAGTTAACAACATAGGATCTCATCATGGAGAGAATACTGTTCTTTCCGAACATTGTGTTCGTATTGATGATGCTTCCTCACACA TTTCAGTTGATTCCGATGACATTCCCGGGATTGGCCAGTATGATGACTTTCACACGATTGATTGGCAGCGAGATATTGCTCGAGATAGAATGCGACATCGATATATCGTGAAAAAAAAGCATGACTCCATTTGGGGTTTAATCAAGGGGGCCCATGATGCATGGTCTGGATGGCTCTGTGTTTTATTCGTTGGTCTCTTTACAGGAGCAGCAGCAGGTATTATAGATATAGGAGCTTCATGGATGACCGATCTAAAGTTTGGTATATGTCCTCAAGCCTTTTGGTTAAATAAAGAACAATGTTGTTGGAGCTTTAACGAAACAACTTTTGATGGCGGTAACTGTTCTCAG TGGTGGACATGGCCAGAAGTATTTAATCAATCAAAAGATGGTGCAGGGCCTTACATGATCTCGTACATGTTTTACATAGCTTGGGCTCTTCTGTTTGCTTCTCTTTCTGCCTCATTAGTGAGAATGTTTGCTCCATATGCCTGTGGCTCTGGAATTCCAGAG ATTAAAACGATTCTAAGTGGATTTATTATTCGTGGATATTTGGGAAAATGGACATTAATAATTAAGTCAGTGGGTTTGATTCTATCAGTCTCAGCAGGTTTAAACTTGGGCAAGGAAGGACCAATGGTTCATATAGCTTGTTGTATAGGAAATATATTTTCCTATCTTTTTCCAAAATATGGTAGAAATGAAGCTAAAAAAAGAGAGATTTTATCAGCAGCAGCAGCTGCAGGAGTGTCAGTTGCTTTTGGTGCTCCAATTGGAGGTGTCCTGTTCAGTCTTGAGGAG gtAAGCTATTATTTTCCTCTGAAGACGTTGTGGCGGTCGTTTTTCTGTGCTCTGATAGCCGCTTTCATTTTGCGATCAATAAATCCCTTCGGTAATGAGCACTCGGTGCTTTTTTATGTTGAATATAACAAACCCTGGATATTCTTTGAGTTGATACCCTTTGTTATGCTCGGAATAATTGGC ggAGTAATTGCCACTTTATTTATAAAAGCAAATTTGTTTTGGTGCCGATATCGTAAAACTTCAAAATTAGGTCAGTATCCAGTTACTGAAGTTTTAATAGTGACGGTTGCAACTGCTGTTATTGGATATCCAAACCCTTATACACGAATGAGTACAAGTCAACTCATTTATTTGTTATTCAGTCAATGTGGAGGGTCAAACGCAGATATTTTATG TGATTATAATAGAAACTTCAGCGCTGTGAAATCAGCAATTGAGATTGCAGCAGCAGGACCTGGTGTTTACAAGGCAATGTGGCTTCTTGTGCTAGCATTAATCCTAAAACTTGTTATGACAATATTCACATTTGGTATGAAAGTACCTTGTGGATTATTTATTCCGTCACTTTGTTTGGGAGCAATAATGGGTCGTATTGTTGGCATTGGAATGGAACAACTCGCGTACAATTATCCACACATCTGGATGTTTAGCGAGGAATGTTCAACTGGCGTGGACTGCATAACCCCGGGATTATACGCAATGGTTGGTGCTGCAGCTGTTCTCGGAGGTGTGACCAGAATGACCGTTTCTCTTGTTGTGATAATGTTTGAATTAACGGGTGGAGTAAGATATATCGTACCGTTAATGGCAGCTGCCATGGCGAGTAAATGGGTCGGTGATGCTCTTGGAAAACAAGGTATCTACGACGCTCACATCGGTTTGAACGGGTATCCGTTTTTAGATAGCAAAGACGAAGTTCAGCACACAACTCTTGCAGCTGACGTTATGCAACCCAA GCGCAACGAAGCCCTTCATGTTCTTACTCAAGATTCAATGACAGTTGAAGACGTCAAAAACTTATTGAAAGAAACAGAACACAATGGTTTCCCTGTGATTGTTTCAAAAGAATCACAATATCTTGTTGGTTTTGTATTACGCAGAGATCTAAATCTTGCAATTGCAAATGCTAAGCGCATGACAGAAGAGATCACTGGACAATCATTGGTTATATTCACCAATGGAAATAACATTCAAAGTCATTCCCCTCCGCCCCTCAAATTAAAGAGAATTCTTGATATGGCTCCAATTACAATTACGGATCAAACACCTATGGAAACTGTCGTTGATATGTTCCGAAAACTAGGATTAAGACAAACACTCGTTACGCATAAtgg CCGACTTCTGGGAGTCATCACAAAAAAGGATGTATTGAGACACGTGAAACAGCTTGATAACGAAGATCCTAATTCTGTATTGTTTAATTGA
- the Clc-c gene encoding chloride channel protein 3 isoform X2 has product MEKFPLKGTNLLNNTIPQNYQNTLTTYRSVDTKVENSDDAYIVEDTRPRNRTAARDTNLSSDDDMLEVNNIGSHHGENTVLSEHCVRIDDASSHIDSDDIPGIGQYDDFHTIDWQRDIARDRMRHRYIVKKKHDSIWGLIKGAHDAWSGWLCVLFVGLFTGAAAGIIDIGASWMTDLKFGICPQAFWLNKEQCCWSFNETTFDGGNCSQWWTWPEVFNQSKDGAGPYMISYMFYIAWALLFASLSASLVRMFAPYACGSGIPEIKTILSGFIIRGYLGKWTLIIKSVGLILSVSAGLNLGKEGPMVHIACCIGNIFSYLFPKYGRNEAKKREILSAAAAAGVSVAFGAPIGGVLFSLEEVSYYFPLKTLWRSFFCALIAAFILRSINPFGNEHSVLFYVEYNKPWIFFELIPFVMLGIIGGVIATLFIKANLFWCRYRKTSKLGQYPVTEVLIVTVATAVIGYPNPYTRMSTSQLIYLLFSQCGGSNADILCDYNRNFSAVKSAIEIAAAGPGVYKAMWLLVLALILKLVMTIFTFGMKVPCGLFIPSLCLGAIMGRIVGIGMEQLAYNYPHIWMFSEECSTGVDCITPGLYAMVGAAAVLGGVTRMTVSLVVIMFELTGGVRYIVPLMAAAMASKWVGDALGKQGIYDAHIGLNGYPFLDSKDEVQHTTLAADVMQPKRNEALHVLTQDSMTVEDVKNLLKETEHNGFPVIVSKESQYLVGFVLRRDLNLAIANAKRMTEEITGQSLVIFTNGNNIQSHSPPPLKLKRILDMAPITITDQTPMETVVDMFRKLGLRQTLVTHNGRLLGVITKKDVLRHVKQLDNEDPNSVLFN; this is encoded by the exons ATGGAGAAGTTTCCACTAAAGGGTACAAATTTGTTAAACAATACAATACCACAAAATTATCAGAATACTTTAACAACATACCGGTCAGTTGACACAAAG GTGGAAAATTCAGACGATGCGTATATTGTAGAGGATACGCGGCCGCGAAATCGAACAGCTGCACGCGATACTAATTTAAGTAGTGACGACGACATGCTGGAAGTTAACAACATAGGATCTCATCATGGAGAGAATACTGTTCTTTCCGAACATTGTGTTCGTATTGATGATGCTTCCTCACACA TTGATTCCGATGACATTCCCGGGATTGGCCAGTATGATGACTTTCACACGATTGATTGGCAGCGAGATATTGCTCGAGATAGAATGCGACATCGATATATCGTGAAAAAAAAGCATGACTCCATTTGGGGTTTAATCAAGGGGGCCCATGATGCATGGTCTGGATGGCTCTGTGTTTTATTCGTTGGTCTCTTTACAGGAGCAGCAGCAGGTATTATAGATATAGGAGCTTCATGGATGACCGATCTAAAGTTTGGTATATGTCCTCAAGCCTTTTGGTTAAATAAAGAACAATGTTGTTGGAGCTTTAACGAAACAACTTTTGATGGCGGTAACTGTTCTCAG TGGTGGACATGGCCAGAAGTATTTAATCAATCAAAAGATGGTGCAGGGCCTTACATGATCTCGTACATGTTTTACATAGCTTGGGCTCTTCTGTTTGCTTCTCTTTCTGCCTCATTAGTGAGAATGTTTGCTCCATATGCCTGTGGCTCTGGAATTCCAGAG ATTAAAACGATTCTAAGTGGATTTATTATTCGTGGATATTTGGGAAAATGGACATTAATAATTAAGTCAGTGGGTTTGATTCTATCAGTCTCAGCAGGTTTAAACTTGGGCAAGGAAGGACCAATGGTTCATATAGCTTGTTGTATAGGAAATATATTTTCCTATCTTTTTCCAAAATATGGTAGAAATGAAGCTAAAAAAAGAGAGATTTTATCAGCAGCAGCAGCTGCAGGAGTGTCAGTTGCTTTTGGTGCTCCAATTGGAGGTGTCCTGTTCAGTCTTGAGGAG gtAAGCTATTATTTTCCTCTGAAGACGTTGTGGCGGTCGTTTTTCTGTGCTCTGATAGCCGCTTTCATTTTGCGATCAATAAATCCCTTCGGTAATGAGCACTCGGTGCTTTTTTATGTTGAATATAACAAACCCTGGATATTCTTTGAGTTGATACCCTTTGTTATGCTCGGAATAATTGGC ggAGTAATTGCCACTTTATTTATAAAAGCAAATTTGTTTTGGTGCCGATATCGTAAAACTTCAAAATTAGGTCAGTATCCAGTTACTGAAGTTTTAATAGTGACGGTTGCAACTGCTGTTATTGGATATCCAAACCCTTATACACGAATGAGTACAAGTCAACTCATTTATTTGTTATTCAGTCAATGTGGAGGGTCAAACGCAGATATTTTATG TGATTATAATAGAAACTTCAGCGCTGTGAAATCAGCAATTGAGATTGCAGCAGCAGGACCTGGTGTTTACAAGGCAATGTGGCTTCTTGTGCTAGCATTAATCCTAAAACTTGTTATGACAATATTCACATTTGGTATGAAAGTACCTTGTGGATTATTTATTCCGTCACTTTGTTTGGGAGCAATAATGGGTCGTATTGTTGGCATTGGAATGGAACAACTCGCGTACAATTATCCACACATCTGGATGTTTAGCGAGGAATGTTCAACTGGCGTGGACTGCATAACCCCGGGATTATACGCAATGGTTGGTGCTGCAGCTGTTCTCGGAGGTGTGACCAGAATGACCGTTTCTCTTGTTGTGATAATGTTTGAATTAACGGGTGGAGTAAGATATATCGTACCGTTAATGGCAGCTGCCATGGCGAGTAAATGGGTCGGTGATGCTCTTGGAAAACAAGGTATCTACGACGCTCACATCGGTTTGAACGGGTATCCGTTTTTAGATAGCAAAGACGAAGTTCAGCACACAACTCTTGCAGCTGACGTTATGCAACCCAA GCGCAACGAAGCCCTTCATGTTCTTACTCAAGATTCAATGACAGTTGAAGACGTCAAAAACTTATTGAAAGAAACAGAACACAATGGTTTCCCTGTGATTGTTTCAAAAGAATCACAATATCTTGTTGGTTTTGTATTACGCAGAGATCTAAATCTTGCAATTGCAAATGCTAAGCGCATGACAGAAGAGATCACTGGACAATCATTGGTTATATTCACCAATGGAAATAACATTCAAAGTCATTCCCCTCCGCCCCTCAAATTAAAGAGAATTCTTGATATGGCTCCAATTACAATTACGGATCAAACACCTATGGAAACTGTCGTTGATATGTTCCGAAAACTAGGATTAAGACAAACACTCGTTACGCATAAtgg CCGACTTCTGGGAGTCATCACAAAAAAGGATGTATTGAGACACGTGAAACAGCTTGATAACGAAGATCCTAATTCTGTATTGTTTAATTGA